One Etheostoma cragini isolate CJK2018 chromosome 18, CSU_Ecrag_1.0, whole genome shotgun sequence DNA window includes the following coding sequences:
- the LOC117961556 gene encoding F-box only protein 30-like, translating to MEEDHGHCMSCVNQRCMVRPQPGISCDLITCPLVCGAVFHSCKVNEHHLMCPLMRVPCLNSGYGCPATLVRNQMYAHLEVCPAGVVCCTMEWNRWPVSCLDYTSYETLSRGVEEVEQLDMALALQDQRTLLESLKVSAMAPTAEGEPLVPVSKENRATDSALLTSASKASNIIESPIQSISSHEPNPPPPGSAKERIACGINGLNEEHFGKLYEATVETARSLVAALDFISSANSVDSSTECVNRGEATQKSKQSNNGDLKTRLEDKTPVADGLNNREMVEQSVCSSCLRENGALKGPDLKIVKTTNGSLSGAREACLETACSGEVHDDMNAGVSQEPVTPLLASPAHVSQGVTQRAGHVVLEDRGLVILESHDPERKFHNYHFFRGQGQCSLSNGRISYIPDRSLHRLRPKMEDKAVDTSDLEQDDDPMGLGEIDLITAALLFCLEESRECRKISDTVYVDGYRVDYGTQTFTFPAAILLTNTRVGDIASASACDHAAPQFCYPSPFRTLRLGLVLEALEVEAVPHNRYLPPNPRYQHMFPFVCGQSLRRDQFSSHFTNVHGDIHAGLNGWMEHRCPLAYYGCTFSQRRFYPSTQGAKVVHDRHLRSFGVQPCPRAKLSSDYQSDQFSGLPIEILWHIAGFLDSFSLCQLSLVSRTMREVCASLLQTRGIVELQWERRQRPGSPGTVSWQIKNRVWRFSTAFSPVLSWGFSNLPSMSDHLKKCHLNVVEHKTEPIPLPAMCTARDGHSLRRVLRHINT from the exons ATGGAGGAGGACCATGGTCACTGTATGTCCTGTGTAAATCAGAGGTGCATGGTCAGACCTCAACCAGGCATTTCTTGTGATCTTATAACCTGTCCTCTGGTGTGTGGGGCTGTATTTCACTCCTGCAAAGTTAATGAGCATCACCTTATGTGCCCACTGATGAGAGTACCCTGCCTAAACAGTGGCTATGGTTGCCCTGCCACCCTTGTGCGCAATCAAATGTATGCACACCTTGAAGTGTGTCCAGCTGGAGTGGTGTGCTGCACTATGGAGTGGAACAGATGGCCAGTTAGCTGCCTGGACTATACATCCTATGAGACGCTGAGCCGCggggtggaggaggtggagcagCTGGACATGGCACTTGCTCTTCAGGACCAGCGTACACTACTCGAGTCCCTCAAGGTGAGTGCCATGGCTCCAACTGCAGAAGGAGAGCCACTTGTCCCTGTTAGTAAGGAGAACAGGGCAACAGATTCAGCTTTGCTTACATCTGCCTCTAAGGCCTCCAACATTATTGAGTCACCTATACAGTCAATATCCTCACATGAgccaaacccccccccaccaggcTCGGCGAAGGAGAGGATTGCCTGTGGAATTAATGGCTTGAACGAGGAGCACTTCGGTAAACTCTACGAGGCCACAGTGGAGACTGCAAGAAGCTTAGTTGCTGCGTTGGACTTTATCAGTAGTGCCAACTCTGTTGACAGCAGCACAGAGTGTGTGAACAGAGGAGAAGCTACGCAGAAGAGTAAACAGAGCAACAATGGAGACCTTAAGACTAGACTGGAAGACAAAACCCCTGTAGCTGATGGTTTGAATAATAGAGAGATGGTGGAGCAGAGTGTTTGTTCTAGTTGTCTGAGAGAAAATGGGGCTCTGAAAGGACCAGATCTAAAGATTGTGAAAACAACAAATGGATCACTGTCAGGAGCAAGGGAGGCCTGTCTGGAGACAGCCTGCTCTGGTGAGGTACACGATGACATGAATGCTGGGGTTTCTCAGGAGCCAGTTACCCCTCTACTGGCCTCTCCAGCGCATGTCAGCCAGGGTGTGACACAGAGGGCTGGTCATGTGGTCCTGGAAGATAGAGGGCTAGTTATTTTAGAAAGCCATGACCCTGAGCGTAAGTTCCACAACTACCATTTTTTTAGGGGCCAGGGCCAATGTTCATTATCTAATGGACGGATAAGTTACATCCCAGACAGGTCACTTCATAGATTGCGACCCAAAATGGAGGACAAAGCCGTAGATACCTCGGACCTGGAACAGGATGATGACCCTATGGGTCTCGGAGAAATTGATCTGATCACAGCAGCACTGCTCTTCTGTTTAGAGGAGTCCCGAGAGTGTAGAAAGATCTCTGACACAGTCTATGTTGATGGCTACCGTGTTGACTATGGCACACAGACTTTCACTTTTCCTGCAGCAATCTTGCTAACCAACACTAGGGTGGGTGATATAGCCTCTGCATCTGCTTGTGACCACGCTGCACCCCAATTCTGCTACCCAAGCCCTTTCCGCACTCTCCGCCTCGGCCTTGTCCTGGAAGCTCTGGAGGTCGAGGCAGTCCCACATAACCGCTACCTCCCTCCCAACCCCCGCTACCAGCACATGTTCCCTTTTGTCTGTGGTCAGTCATTGCGCCGGGACCAGTTTTCTTCCCATTTCACAAATGTCCACGGTGACATTCACGCTGGTCTCAATGGCTGGATGGAGCACCGCTGCCCGCTGGCATATTATGGCTGCACGTTTTCTCAGCGGaggttttacccatccacccaAGGGGCCAAAGTGGTTCATGACAGGCACCTCAGGTCCTTCGGGGTTCAGCCTTGCCCAAGGGCAAAACTTTCAAGTGACTACCAGTCTGACCAGTTTAGTGGTCTTCCCATTGAGATACTGTGGCACATAGCTGGGTTCCTGGACAGTTTCAGCCTGTGCCAGCTGTCACTGGTATCACGGACTATGAGGGAGGTGTGTGCCAGTCTCCTCCAGACCAGGGGCATAGTGGAGCTGCAGTGGGAGAGAAGACAACGCCCTGGTTCCCCTGGCACTGTGTCATGGCAGATCAAAAATAGG GTGTGGAGATTCAGCACTGCCTTCAGCCCTGTGTTGTCGTGGGGTTTCAGTAATCTCCCCAGCATGTCGGACCATCTGAAGAAGTGCCACTTGAACGTAGTGGAGCACAAGACCGAGCCCATACCCCTTCCTGCCATGTGTACTGCACGAGATGGACACTCGCTGCGTCGCGTCCTGCGTCACATAAACACCTGA